The region GCGGGGCTCACCTTCGTGGGGCCTCCGCCCGAGGCCATGGCGCGGATGAAGGACAAGAGCCAGGCGCGCAAGCTGGTGGCCGCGGCGGGCGTGCCCGTCGTCCCTGGCAGTGACGGCGTGGTGCCGGACGTGCCGAGCGCGCTGGCCGCCGCGGAGCGCATTGGCTACCCCGTGCTCTGCAAGGCCGCGAGCGGTGGTGGCGGCATCGGCATGGCGGTGGCGAACAACGCCGTGGAGCTGGAGAAGGTCTTCCGCCAGTGCACGGACCGCGCGAAGGCCGCGTTCGGACGCGAGGGCGTCTACCTGGAGCGCTACTTCCCCGCGCCGCGCCACATCGAGGTGCAGATCCTCGGCGACCACCACGGCCACCTCATCCACTGCCTGGAGCGCGAGTGCTCCATCCAGCGCCGGCACCAGAAGGTGGTGGAGGAAGCCCCGTCGGTGCTCTTCGCGGACGGCAGGAACGCGGCGCTGGCGGAGAAGCTCTTCACCGCGGCGGTCACCGCGGCCCGCACGTTCGGCTACGCCAACGCGGGCACGGTGGAGTTCCTGTACTCGGACGGGCAGGTGTACTTCATCGAGATGAACGCCCGGCTCCAGGTGGAGCACCCGGTGACGGAGCTGACCACGGGCCTGGACCTGATTGGCTGGCAGCTGCGCATCGCGGCGGGCGAGAAGCTGACGGTGAAGCAGGAGGACGTGAAGCGGCGCGGGGCCGCGCTGGAGTTCCGCATCTACGCGGAGGACCCCGTGAAGTACTTCCCGTCCCCCGGGCCGCTGAAGGTCTTCCAGCCGCCCACGGGCGAGGGCGTTCGGCTGGACTCGGGCTACGTGGAGGGCAACGTCGTGACGCCCAACTACGACCCGATGATTGCCAAGCTCATCGTGTCCGGCGACACGCGCGCCCAGGCGATGGCGCGCTCGGTGGCGGCGCTCCAGTCGTTCAAGATCGAGGGCATCAAGACGAACATCCCGCTCCACCTGCGCATCGTGCAGGACCCGGCCTTCGGCGCGGGCGAGCTGGACACGCATTTCCTGGAGCACCACGCGAAGCCGTGAGCACGGCGCGCGAGGCATTCACCCCTGAAGAGGCACTCGACTATGACGGACGTGGCGGCGCACATCACGGGCACCGTGTGGAAGATTGAAGTGACGGTGGGCCAGAAGGTGAACGTGGGTGACGTCCTCGTCATCCTCGAGTCCATGAAGATGGAGATGCCGGTCGAGGCCACCGATGGTGGCGTCGTGCAGGAGATCCGGTGCAGTGAGACCCAGGCCGTCAACGAGGGCGACGTCCTCGTGGTGCTGGGCTAGGC is a window of Myxococcaceae bacterium JPH2 DNA encoding:
- a CDS encoding acetyl-CoA carboxylase biotin carboxylase subunit, which produces MFKKLLIANRGEIARRIGAVARGMGLKTVAVYSDADVDLPFVKEADEAVRLGPAPAKDSYLNVAAILAAAKQTGADAVHPGYGFVSENGEFAQACADAGLTFVGPPPEAMARMKDKSQARKLVAAAGVPVVPGSDGVVPDVPSALAAAERIGYPVLCKAASGGGGIGMAVANNAVELEKVFRQCTDRAKAAFGREGVYLERYFPAPRHIEVQILGDHHGHLIHCLERECSIQRRHQKVVEEAPSVLFADGRNAALAEKLFTAAVTAARTFGYANAGTVEFLYSDGQVYFIEMNARLQVEHPVTELTTGLDLIGWQLRIAAGEKLTVKQEDVKRRGAALEFRIYAEDPVKYFPSPGPLKVFQPPTGEGVRLDSGYVEGNVVTPNYDPMIAKLIVSGDTRAQAMARSVAALQSFKIEGIKTNIPLHLRIVQDPAFGAGELDTHFLEHHAKP
- a CDS encoding biotin/lipoyl-binding protein; amino-acid sequence: MTDVAAHITGTVWKIEVTVGQKVNVGDVLVILESMKMEMPVEATDGGVVQEIRCSETQAVNEGDVLVVLG